tagttatgttttaattaatattattttaaagatTACTAACTGCTTAGCACTTATCCAATGCTATTCACTCATTTTAAGGTTCCTGCAGACTTCAACAACCATGTAAGCGAAAAATCTACTCAAATGGAAGGTTCAGGAAACGGTCAATCATTTCGATCCTCTCCattaaatgaaaatgagataGAAGATCAATCTAATGAATTAAGCCTATCATCATCACCTGTGCATATGGTTAGTTCCGGCGCTAGCGCTCCCGTCAATGTCAATTCGGATGAACCTAACCACAAAGGCAGCACTGCTAATGGGCCTCAATCATCAAATGATGGATACAATTGGCGAAAGTATGGGCAAAAACATGTTAAAGGGAGTGAGTTTCCGCGCAGCTATTACAAATGTACGCATCCTAACTGTGAAGTGAAAAAACTTTTTGAACGCTCTCATGATGGTCAAATCACTGAGATAATATATAAGGGAACACATGATCATCCTAAACCTCAGCCAAGCAACCGATACTCTGCTGGTTCTGTTATGTCTACACAAGGAGAGAGATCCGATAATAGGGCATCTTCTTTGGCTGTCCGAGATGGTAATACCGGCTAGATGTTTCTCGTTGCCTCCATTTTAATATTActtatttcaaagaaaataatttggctttctttttcttctgatttttgaattgtagACAAAGCATCCAATAGTCCAGAGCAATCAGTTGTGGCAACAAATGATCTTAGTCCAGAGGGTGCTGGATTTGTGTCGACCAGGACAAACGATGgggttgatgatgatgatcccTTCTCAAAGCAAAGGTATGATAATTAAGGCCAAATGTCTAGGTTTTCTTCGGCATGTGTGCTTGCTTTctgacaatgtttttttttattgagcaGAAAAATGGAACTCGGAAATGCTGACATCATTCCTGTAGTTAAGCCTATCCGAGAGCCACGGGTTGTGGTACAGACTATGAGCGAAATTGATATATTGGATGATGGATACCGCTGGCGTAAATATGGGCAGAAGGTTGTGAGGGGAAATCCTAACCCAAGGTATATTCTCACATGAAATTAGGAAATAGAAGTCAAAGTAATAAATTCCAATTTAACATATGTCCTTTgtccttcttaaaaaaaaatttcctttgtcaaagaatttatttttcttaatctgcAGTGTTTGTTGGAACTCACACAATCACTTCTCAATCAATTTGCATTACAATCtcttgcttttattttattgtgaCGTTGATGGACATGACATGATATATGTGAATGATatgtgtttatgattttaatttccTGCTGCTGACTAAGTGCATGTTTGAAACTGCACTCtgaagcttcaacaaaatcGCTGTGCCACCTTAATTTCGTCAAACCCATCAATGATTATAAACATACACTAACACATGGTACTTAGCTACATATTTCTTGTTTATCATGGATCTTATTATCATTCTTATTTTGCAGGAGTTATTACAAATGTACAAATGCTGGTTGCCCTGTTAGGAAACACGTGGAAAGAGCATCACATGATCCGAAAGCTGTAATCACAACATATGAAGGCAAACACAATCATGATGTACCTGCCGCAAGGAGTAGTAGCCATGACATGGCAGGACATGCAACTTCATTTCGACAGACAAggataaaattggaagaaaatgatACTATTAGTCTTGACCTTGGGATGGGAATCAGTTCTACGGCTGGAAATAGATCAAATGGGCAAGGGAAAATACTGCTATCCGAATTTGGGAATAGCAGTCATACTCACACGAGCAATTCCAATTTCAAGTTTGTTCATAATACTACCTCAGCTCCTGTATACTACGGTGTTCTAAATAACGGTTCAAATCCGTTTGGCTCTAGAGAAAATAGAAATGATGGTTCGTCTTTAAACCATTCCGCTAATCCTTGCTCACAGACCATGGGAAGAATACTAATGGGGCCATGAAATTTATTATTACAGTactaaataaaagtaaaaattatgagtagtattatgttgttttttggCGGGTATATAGCTTCAAaggtaaaaaaaatctcattttctgtAAGGAAATGTAGATAGTTCTTGTATGTTTATATCACTATCACTATTTGAGAGCTGCTGTATAGTAGTAGTATTGATAGTGGCTCCAGGTTGACTTTCAATCTAATTGTTGTTTGTAATTGTATAATTATaagtatcatcatcatcattattattatatccaAATTCTTCTGTATAAATTATGAAGCTGATATCAAAGCTACTACTACAGAAATCTTGTGAAAGTGGATGAATGAAACTATTGTTTGTTCACAATTTCACCTTTGGTTAATTATTTCAGTTCTCAGTCCCCACTGCATTGATTTCACCAGTGATTGATGGCTTGTTTTTGGCTATAGTGAAATTGGATAGAATGCATGTGACATACCATCAACTTTTGCCTGTTGGATTTTCTCAACTATATTTGTCTCTTACACTAGGTGTTGATGTAAAACTTTTGTATAGTGTCATTTTCCAATGCTTGGTCATTACACTATACACATATTCTGATATCTGATTACCTTTTCTGTACAATTCAAGGCTAAAAGGAGTGTGAAATTTCTCAGGAACAAAGTAAGAAATGAAATATACCAATGTTTTTTAACGTCAGTTTTTTctgaaaaatgtatttattgttATGAAAATATGTCTGTAAATAGTTGGATGTCATGTGTACACTTCTTTCTTATCCTCATTTCCACAATTGACAACTGAAATCTCTACAGGAGGTGCAGCAAAATAGATAGACACTGGACCGCTGCCTTGGAAATTGACAAATTGTGTACTGTGTTTGCTGTTTCTAAAAGACAAAACAGAGAACGGAGATTTTTTGGACATTCCTAGTACATTTACATTAACATTATTACCACTAATTATTAATCTTAATTACAACACTTAGATACCTTTCATTAATCCATGACCAATTGGAATTTACATATTGTGTACTACTGTGCTGTACTTGGAAAAATTGATGGGTTGCATGGTTGAACTGTCCGTTGGCTTTATCTTTTTGAAGTGTTCTGACATTTTCACGTTGGTCTTTAATTGCATTGCAAGTAaagaacaactttttttaattgatatttttgtcTTTGCTATCAAAAAAGACAGGACTGAAGAACAATGCAGCCACGTCGTCATGCCATATTTACTCACATGAGAACAATGTGACACCCCTTCATCCTTTCCAAGCCTCATAAGCCACCAATATGACATTGTTATTAATCGTGAACACAGTCAATtctttgagaaaataacataattaaatataattctaTGTGTCAGTATTCTCATGTCGGAATCAAACATGCATTCCATCAAAGATCTTGATGCTCCTGAGAATTCAATATCTttttatcaaagaagaaaataccttatttgatttattttttgatcAAGTATCTTAGTTATTAAAAATTCACTCTTAAAGTGATTAAGTGTAAAATCTAAGATTTGAACCCGAACTCTTACATATCGCAATATTTATGTCATTGACGGGGActcttatttgatttatttactaCGTGAATGTTGATAAAGTCTATGTCGAAATGGTAATCATCAAATGACTCTTCAAATTATCAAATCTACTGCAAAATACTAATTGTAAATGTGAAGAACCTTATTTTATCTATCTATGAACTACAAGTTACTACTAATCAAAATGAACAAACGTGACTAAATTTAAATCACAGAAAATAGGGTCCCAAATGGACaaagaaatataaatgaatACAGACAGCCCTTGCTTTCTCAAGCATTCCCGAAGGGAGATAGAAAAAACAGAGATATgccataaaaaagaaaaagagataaCATACATTTTGTCCCTTTATTAATTATTACCTTTGTGCAAAGTTAGGCCAACTCTCTTGCGTacaatttcttattttcttcatgTGCTTTTGCTTTGCAAATAATAAGTCACTTTGAATATTTTactatgcaaataaataaatttatttagttttatatagaaaaaataaattatgagttACTTTATAAAAGTATTCTTCTCAGCATGAGAAATTAATAGCCTAGAGAAAcgaatagaaagaaaaatatatatagggGCAGTTCGGTGTACAAAACTTTCACATACACAGGATGTGGAAAGAGGTTCCACCatagatagaaaaatatttgatttaaaaattaatgtttgatTAGTATTGTAAAACGATTTATGTTTGGGACAATTGTTTTTGCAAATTGATTTACAATGTGAGACGGAATGAGTAATACTTTATAAAGTAGTAGCATGAATATTATTATGAGGTGTTGGGTCATGAGGAGGTCGAGATTTCACATTGACTTTTGAGTAACTTAGAATTGAACACGATATCTTCaccgatttaaaaaaaattaggtgtaaGAATTGcttatcttcattttttatagAATTAAATTTAGGGTGTGGGGATGGTGTCCCGGTCCAAAGTAAGGAAAACCTTTTGGTTCAAAGAAcacttacaaaaatatttatatttatctccTCCAAAGACACTAACAGCCTCGAACCCAAGACTTCTTGGATTCAAAAGCGAGATTGTGGTTAAGGATCACTTATCTTATATGTTGTTAACATCTACTTTTTCATCCAAAGCGAGATTTTACTCACACTTATATACCTATAAGAGGTAAATTTAGGAAGAGGCTAATGTTACACTTCACTGTTTGTACACCTCATTTTTTGTCATTGAGAAAATCTTGCACCATACTGGACTAAGACAGCAAATCATTTCATACAAGAAGACACCCTTTTGTCTGCTTTAAATGTTTCATTCCACATGAGcacatacacatacaaacacaCAAATTAAGAGGAAGAGATGCAAGCCTTATGGTTGTCCTTGAAAGACAATGTCAAATGTGGAAACAAGCTCACTGATGTAATAAGGCAGCCACCAAAATTTGGCAAAGGGAGTAGCTATGTTCTACAAAAGGAGAATAAAATGaacaaagaagatgaagaagataatACCCCTCTCATGGAAACTCCAGCCAGACTAGTTTTTTCCAAGCCAAACAAGTCACAGGCTCGGCTTTTCGGTAAAGTGATTGTTGCTTCTTTCAGATTACATTTTTACTAATTAAAGCGATATTAATGACCATTTAAAACCGTGTCCGAGAAGATTTAAACCGTGTCTGAGAAGTTACATAGTCAAGTTCTTACTACTGATCTCCTTTGGAAAGAGTTTGTTGTTTTGATCCTATATGCATGAACACAACATAACATATACTGATATGTTTCAAGATTGAAATGTAACAAGAATTATGGTTTATAACAAGTCCACATAATGTAGCAAACTATTTCAGAAGATATTTAGTTAGAGCAGTTCATGTGCAGTGTCAAACTTGTTTCCATGGATTTAACAAAGTGTCTGCTGCCGCAGATGTCAAGTTTTTGATGTCGCTGCAGCCACATTGAATTAGACCGcgaatttttttctctttcgtCACTATTTATAAGCACTTTTCACATTTATTACATATATCGAGAAAAAAACTTGTAGTATAATTAATGTGTGCATTTAGtgtatttactatttattttatgtagGAAGTAACTACTAATTATAGTTCCTCCACATTGTTAAATTTTGGCAGAGCTTGGTATCGGAGACCCATCAAGAAAAATTGTTGAGATGATATTTCAGAAAGCATGGATGAACACCTCAAAGCCACTGAGGAAAGTTAGAACAGTTCTAAGGGTGAGATACTCAGAAGAAGTTCTTGAAAGATTTGAGAAGTATAGAGAAAAAGTGAAGGAACAGTATCCAAGGCATCCAAGAAGCACAGTAGATGGAAATGAATTGTTGAGATTCTATGTCACTACAATGAGATGTTTCCAAGGGAAACCTATGAAGAAAGTTCATGATCTTTGTAAAGATCCATCGTGTCGATTTTGTCAagtaattcaattcaattttgaCGCGGAACACGCGGAGATTCTGTTGAATACATGTGAGAAAGATTTGAGTAACAGAAAAAGTGTCAATGCAAGAGTGAAGAATGTGAAAAGAGTTTTAATAGTTTGCAGGATAATTGCTGGAACTGCAGTGAATGAAGTTGATGGTAACTATGAAGAATGTTCTGAGTGTGACTCAACTAGGCTAGGAGAAATGCAATTTAGCTTAGAAAGATTTGTAGTGAAAAATCCTAGTTCTATTCTCCCTTGTTTTGTCATAATTTTCAACTGACATGTTTTGTAGGTAAATTTTGTCACTATTCGTTTTTATCTTTGGTGAAGTGCATCCATATTTAAGAATGTACAATCctccttgaatttttttaacataaagggcctgtttggatttatttatttgaacttatgtaCTACCATAAatacttgtgagactgtttaggAGAGCTTGTGACAAataatataagttgttttcaccTTATATCTTTAAGgattccaagatagcttatgaaaacaacttttaacttatatgaaaacagtttgactttattttatctttgattacaaaaaaaagcttttacataagcacttatgctataagcatTTAATTAATCTGTTTTTCCAAACAACACACAATTCTAGTATGCTTTCTATCAAATTATGAAATTATTCTACCATGTTAAGCATACATCTACTAGAAGAAATTATTCTAGGAAAGAAGTTAAGGATAATACATATATAGAGTCTTACATTACAAAATGAACCAGTTGTCATTTGAGTATCACCTCCAAGCACTAGAGGTAATAAGAGGTTGATTCATCCAACCAAGATAAAGAGCACCATCTTTCTCTTGTAGAGTATAATGTCCTTGGTAATTTTCTAGAAGATTTtgtattgaataattaatataagaGCTTAATGGATATGGTGTGAATCCAGCCATTGTGAAACATGATCTCCACTTCTTCAGAACCTCGTGACGTTCAACTCTTTCTGCGCCTTCACACGCTACTAAATTGACCACTTCACGAGCCAAGCAATGCTGTTCCACATTAATCCTTTCTCTGTGCTCCCGTGGCAAAGCAACATCAATTGATTCAAAAACTGCGAAGTAGTAGTTCATTGTCTCGACGAAACGTGCAAAGAATGGAAGTTCGTTGGTATTTGATTCTTGCTCAACAAGAGTCACTACCTTAGGAGACAAACATTTTGCCAATCTCACCAATCTATCACGATGATTCTTACCACCATGTACATCTTCATCCGGTACATGATGCA
Above is a genomic segment from Medicago truncatula cultivar Jemalong A17 chromosome 5, MtrunA17r5.0-ANR, whole genome shotgun sequence containing:
- the LOC11433241 gene encoding probable WRKY transcription factor 20 isoform X1; the protein is MEVTTTNSGEGTPTDPNRNGSVQNSMARYKLMSPAKLPISRSPCITIPAGYSPTSLLESPVLLSNMKVEPSPTTGSLLQALNCSMASATFPVTSACFNTSTVNGRKSSFFEFKPQDRNMVPADFNNHVSEKSTQMEGSGNGQSFRSSPLNENEIEDQSNELSLSSSPVHMVSSGASAPVNVNSDEPNHKGSTANGPQSSNDGYNWRKYGQKHVKGSEFPRSYYKCTHPNCEVKKLFERSHDGQITEIIYKGTHDHPKPQPSNRYSAGSVMSTQGERSDNRASSLAVRDDKASNSPEQSVVATNDLSPEGAGFVSTRTNDGVDDDDPFSKQRKMELGNADIIPVVKPIREPRVVVQTMSEIDILDDGYRWRKYGQKVVRGNPNPRSYYKCTNAGCPVRKHVERASHDPKAVITTYEGKHNHDVPAARSSSHDMAGHATSFRQTRIKLEENDTISLDLGMGISSTAGNRSNGQGKILLSEFGNSSHTHTSNSNFKFVHNTTSAPVYYGVLNNGSNPFGSRENRNDGSSLNHSANPCSQTMGRILMGP
- the LOC11427375 gene encoding uncharacterized protein — translated: MQALWLSLKDNVKCGNKLTDVIRQPPKFGKGSSYVLQKENKMNKEDEEDNTPLMETPARLVFSKPNKSQARLFELGIGDPSRKIVEMIFQKAWMNTSKPLRKVRTVLRVRYSEEVLERFEKYREKVKEQYPRHPRSTVDGNELLRFYVTTMRCFQGKPMKKVHDLCKDPSCRFCQVIQFNFDAEHAEILLNTCEKDLSNRKSVNARVKNVKRVLIVCRIIAGTAVNEVDGNYEECSECDSTRLGEMQFSLERFVVKNPSSILPCFVIIFN
- the LOC11433241 gene encoding probable WRKY transcription factor 20 isoform X2; amino-acid sequence: MASATFPVTSACFNTSTVNGRKSSFFEFKPQDRNMVPADFNNHVSEKSTQMEGSGNGQSFRSSPLNENEIEDQSNELSLSSSPVHMVSSGASAPVNVNSDEPNHKGSTANGPQSSNDGYNWRKYGQKHVKGSEFPRSYYKCTHPNCEVKKLFERSHDGQITEIIYKGTHDHPKPQPSNRYSAGSVMSTQGERSDNRASSLAVRDDKASNSPEQSVVATNDLSPEGAGFVSTRTNDGVDDDDPFSKQRKMELGNADIIPVVKPIREPRVVVQTMSEIDILDDGYRWRKYGQKVVRGNPNPRSYYKCTNAGCPVRKHVERASHDPKAVITTYEGKHNHDVPAARSSSHDMAGHATSFRQTRIKLEENDTISLDLGMGISSTAGNRSNGQGKILLSEFGNSSHTHTSNSNFKFVHNTTSAPVYYGVLNNGSNPFGSRENRNDGSSLNHSANPCSQTMGRILMGP